Proteins from one Camelina sativa cultivar DH55 chromosome 8, Cs, whole genome shotgun sequence genomic window:
- the LOC104708187 gene encoding NAC domain-containing protein 82, translating into MGKTKLAPGFRFHPTDVELVRYYLKRKILGKKLIVDAIAEVDIYKFEPPDLPDMSYIKGGDLKWHFFCPREKKYASGVRANRATDCGYWKTTGKERPVLCNSEVVGKIKTLVYHFGKSPRGERTDWVMHEYRLEDKALAQMNVPQDTYVVCVLFKKDGPGPRNGAQYGAPFREEDWSDEEERTDVPTTSNPTIFHEPSKDTSLAVTVADDPNKDCFGGMISESCVSDFLPTTTNTTSKLPDPSDAANTPMSVTPLAETLQTPNNNNDDLYAMLDLFDDDEEFLGFPSEAIHNPGVSAPVSLEDIFNGLPDLDNMHNNMPRASSYDLIENSELYLELQDLTAPLLPPPLTAPLNPQTAPLNPQTAPLLPPPLTSPLNPQTGNVNDSRSPYLYNQGHFDFSGANDDDPSGFSANMGHGPDSGKR; encoded by the exons ATGCTATTGCTGAAGTTGACATTTACAAGTTTGAACCCCCTGATTTACCTG ATATGTCTTATATCAAAGGTGGGGATCTTAAGTGGCACTTCTTTTGCCCGAGGGAAAAGAAGTATGCTAGTGGTGTTAGGGCAAACCGTGCAACTGACTGTGGTTACTGGAAGACCACAGGGAAGGAGAGACCTGTTCTGTGCAATTCTGAAGTTGTGGGGAAGATTAAAACTCTGGTTTATCACTTTGGTAAGTCGCCTCGTGGGGAGCGGACTGATTGGGTTATGCATGAATACAGGCTTGAAGACAAGGCACTGGCGCAGATGAATGTTCCTCAG GATACTTATGTGGTGTGCGTTCTGTTTAAAAAAGACGGACCAGGACCTAGAAATGGAGCCCAATATGGAGCTCCATTTAGGGAAGAGGACTGGAGTGATGAGGAAGAACGTACTGATGTTCCTACGACTAGCAATCCCACAATCTTTCATGAGCCTAGCAAAGATACCAGTCTGGCTGTGACTGTCGCAGATGACCCCAACAAGGATTGTTTCGGTGGCATGATATCAGAATCGTGTGTCTCCGATTTCCTACCAACTACAACTAATACCACCAGCAAACTTCCAGATCCAAGTGATGCAGCTAACACTCCTATGTCTGTTACACCTCTGGCAGAGACCTTACAGAcccccaacaacaacaatgatgaCTTATATGCAATGTTGGATCTATTTGATGATGACGAAGAATTCTTGGGGTTCCCCAGTGAG GCAATACATAATCCCGGTGTCTCAGCTCCGGTTTCCTTAGAAGACATTTTCAACGGATTACCAGACTTGGACAATATGCATAACAACATGCCAAGGGCGTCCTCGTACGACCTAATTGAAAACTCGGAGTTATACTTAGAGCTACAAGACCTCACTGCTCCATTACTACCTCCTCCTCTGACTGCTCCATTAAATCCTCAAACTGCTCCATTAAATCCTCAAACTGCTCCATTACTACCTCCTCCTCTGACTTCTCCATTAAATCCTCAAACTGGGAATGTCAATGACTCGAGAAGCCCATATCTGTATAATCAAGGGCACTTTGACTTCTCTGGTGCTAATGATGATGATCCTTCTGGCTTTTCTGCTAACATGGGACATGGACCAGACTCTGGAAAACGATGA
- the LOC109124993 gene encoding pentatricopeptide repeat-containing protein At3g46870-like has product MEGIGLRSCGEEILRLGSSLRGGNGVRFPVLRRAMVIKMRDRGKNRKPLQRGRMLSIEAIQAVQALKRANPPPPPPPSSPMSSSKFRRLLKFDMVAVLRELLRQSECSLALKVFEEIRKENWYKPQVRLYSDMIAVMADNILIEEVSYLYYAMKSEKGLMADIEGFNTLLTTLLNHKLFDLVMDCYAFMQSIGYEPDRSSFRILVLGLESNGEMGLSAIVRQDAHEYYGESLEFVEEDEEVSSGTGGVLI; this is encoded by the exons ATGGAAGGGATTGGGCTGCGAAGTTGCGGCGAGGAGATTCTCCGTCTCGGGTCTAGTTTACGCGGTGGTAACGGCGTCAGGTTTCCGGTTCTTCGGCGAGCTATGGTGATAAAGATGAGAGACCGTGGCAAGAACAGGAAACCATTGCAGAGAGGTCGAATGCTCAGTATCGAAGCGATTCAAGCGGTTCAAGCTTTAAAGCGAGctaatcctcctcctcctcctcctccttcttctcccaTGTCTTCTTCCAAATTCCGTCGGCTCTTGAAATTCGATATGGTCGCCGTTCTCAGAGAGCTATTACGCCAAAGCGAGTGCTCTCTAGCTCTCAAG GTATTTGAAGAGATTCGAAAAGAGAATTGGTACAAGCCTCAGGTGAGATTGTACTCAGATATGATCGCTGTAATGGCGGATAATATTTTGATCGAAGAGGTTAGCTATCTTTACTATGCAATGAAATCAGAAAAGGGTTTAATGGCTGACATTGAAGGCTTCAACACTCTCTTGACGACACTTTTGAATCATAAGCTGTTTGATCTTGTCATGGATTGCTATGCCTTTATGCAGTCAATTGGGTATGAGCCTGATAGGTCTTCCTTTAGGATTTTGGTCTTAGGTCTCGAATCGAATGGTGAAATGGGTTTATCTGCTATTGTTAGACAAGATGCTCATGAGTATTACGGTGAATCACTTGAGTttgtcgaagaagatgaagaagtatcTAGTGGGACTGGTGGTGTGTTGATCTAA